The sequence CGGGTACTTTCATTTTGCCAAGGTCGGCGGGGCTTTTTGTTACTGCGTAGCGGCCTGAGTCATTCGCATTCCTGCCATTAAACAAGCCTATAGAACGGAATTCATCGCCTGTAAAATCCGGACTGAAATGGCATTCCAGGCACTTGACCTTGGTACGAAAAACCTCGCGGCCGCGGATCTGTTGCTCGCTCATGCTGTGCGGTTCATCGTTCAGCCAACGGTCGTTAGGAGTATTACTGGTTTCCAGCGTGCGCTCAAATGCCGCCAGGGCCTGTGCCAGGTTTTGCTTATTGGGATATTGTTTAAAAACCTTATGGAACACTGACCGGTACCTGGGACTGCGGCTCAGCCGTTTCACAGCTTCGTTTGCGGGCAGGTTCATTTCCAGCGGGTTTTCGATAGGTCCAAGTGCCTGTTGTTCCAGCGTTACAGCCCTTCCATCCCAGAAAAAAGCCTCACGGGAATCCATGTTCATAGCAGACGGCGTATTACGGCCACCTATGCGCCCATGAACTCCCTGGCTGAATTGAGTTGTATCGGCAAAGGCAAACTCGGGTTTGTGGCACGAGGCACAGCTCACCGAACTGTCCTCCGACAGGATCGGATCAAAAAACAACATTTTACCCAGCGACTCTTTGGTCGGCCTGTCCGGGCCGGGCGCAAAGGCCGTGCCGGCAACTATGGCCAGGAGCAGGAGAGATAAAACGGGTGTCTTTTTCACAGCGCAAAATTAAGGTTTAGGGCTTTACGCTTCATTTAATAACTTTGCGGCCAACTTGATAAATCTAAACATTTCCATATATGGATCATCGTATTGAGAAAGATACCATGGGCGAAGTGAAAGTGCCCAAAGAAGCCTACTATGGCGCGCAAACACAACGCTCTATCGACAACTTCCGCATAGCGCAGGACATCAACAAAATGCCTAAAGAGATCATTAAGGCATTTGCCTACCTGAAAAAGGCAGCGGCTTTGACCAATGCGGAACTGGGTGTGTTGCCAAACGAGAAAGCTGAACTAATCGGTAAGGTTTGTGACGAGATACTGGAAGGTAAGCTTGATAACGAGTTTCCATTGGTAGTATGGCAAACAGGTTCTGGTACTCAGTCAAACATGAACGTGAACGAAGTGGTAGCTTATCGCGCTCACGTTGTTAATGGTGGGCAGCTGACCGACAAAGAGAAATTTGTACACCCTAACGATGACGTGAACAAATCACAGTCATCAAACGATACTTTCCCGACGGCTATGCACATCGCAGCATATAAGATGCTGATCGACGTGACCATTCCCGGCATCAAAAAGCTGCGCGATACACTTGACAAAAAGTCGAAAGAGTATATGAACGTAGTGAAGATAGGCCGTACACACTTTATGGATGCTACACCACTCACACTGGGACAAGAGATCAGTGGTTACGTGTCTCAGCTGGATCATGGTCTGCGTGCTATCAATAATACACTGGCGCACCTTAGCGAGTTGGCTTTGGGTGGTACTGCAGTAGGTACGGGCATCAACACCCCTCCAGGTTATGCTGAGAAAGTAGCGAAGAAGATCGCAGATCTGACTGGCCTGCCTTTCATCACCGCGGAAAATAAATTTGAGAGCCTTGCTGCACACGATGCTATCGTAGAAGCACACGGAGCACTGAAAACAGTTGCCGTTAGCCTGATGAAGATCGCAAACGACATCCGTATGCTGAGCTCGGGCCCGCGCAGCGGTATCGGTGAGCTGTTTATTCCAGACAACGAGCCGGGTTCATCAATCATGCCAGGTAAAGTAAACCCAACGCAGTGCGAGGCGCTTACTATGATAGCGGCGCAGGTTATGGGTAACGATGTTGCCATCAACATCGGTGGTGCTACAGGTCATTTTGAGCTGAACGTGTTCAAGCCGGTGATGATCTACAACTTCCTGCACAGTGCACGTTTGATAGGTGATGGCTGCGTGTCGTTCAACGACAAATGCGCAGTAGGTATTGAGCCAATCCAAAAAAACATAGATCAGCACCTGCACAATTCACTGATGCTGGTAACTTCTTTAAATACAAAAATAGGTTACTACAAGGCTGCTGAAATTGCACAGACGGCACACAAACAAGGCAAGACCCTGAAACAAACAGCTATTGACCTGGGTTATGTGACTTCTGAGCAATTTGACGAATGGGTTGACCCAGCAACAATGGTGGGTGAACTGCCAAAGAATTAGTATTACTTTCAAATGATGTTTTACAAAGCACTCTATTAAGGGTGCTTTGTATTTTTACTTCAAATGCGCCTATGCTGTCACGCTATTTAAATATTGCCATCCCTATACTTCTTTTCGCGTTGATCGCCTTTAATATCAAGGCCTTTCCTATCTATGATTATGACAATTGGTGTTGGACTGTTTGGGCCTCGCATGACCTTAAGGAAGGATTGAGTAACGCTTATAATGATCCTAATAGCCCGATGCGCACCAATTACCTTCCGGTTTTTCACTACATATTGTACGTATTCGGACTTATTTGCGGCAGCGAGAAGATCATTAATGAGAATGTCCATTACATTAAATTGGCAACGTTGGCCATAGACTGGCTAGGGTTGTGGTATATCTATAAATGGATCGATAAAAAGATTGCGTTCTACTGGCTGGTCATACTGAGCCTGGTCAATATTGCTTACTCATACAATACACTCATTTGGGGACAGGTTGATGGAATAGTAGCAACATTTGCATTCATATCTACATATTATGGTTTCCATAGAAAAACAGCTTTGTCTGCGCTCTTCTTTATCCTTGCACTGAATACGAAGCTACAAGCTATAATATTCTTTCCTGTGTGGGGCTTTTTCTATCTGCAGCATGCGTTGGAGCAGCGGACTCTGAAGTCATTTCTTCTGCCATTGATGGCTATGGCTGCAACCCAATTTGTTATTCTCATTCCGTTCCTTGGCACTATTGATCGCATATTGGAGGTGGCATTTAACCTTGTAGGTCAATACCCGCACGTTTCTGTAATGGCCTTTAATTATTGGCATATTGCGCTGGGCGATGGAGTATGGAACCTTCCGGATACCGGTAATTACATTGGGGGCATAACTTACAGGCAATTTGGTTTTGCAACCTTTTTTCTATGTTCATTTCTTGCGTTGCTGCCTATGTTGCGGGTATTATACACGCGTATGGTAGCCGGTATGAAAAGGCTGGAGCTAACGAGGGAACAAGTTTGGCTGATATGTGCTGTGCTTGGTCTTTGCTTTTTCTTTTTCAATACACAAATGCACGAGCGGTATAGCCACCCTGCATTCATCTTCATTGCTGCTTACGCATTTTACACAAAAAGGTTCTTGCCATACATCATATTTTCAGCTGCCTATTTTCTCAATGTCGAGAAAGTAGGAGCTGTGATGCACCTGAGTAATTACCACACGGCTATTTATAACCATGTTTTCATTGCGGCGCTCTTTGGAGTTCTGTTGCTTTATCTGTTGGTAAAGTTGTGGTTGAGTTTCAAACCAAAGCAATTACAATAAAAAAGCGCCTCAAGGCGCTTTTTTATCATTTTATCTTCTTGCATTTTTTCTTGAGCTGCTTACTGTCTATCAGGCTATTTAATTCAGCTTCGGTCATGCTGGTTCCGCAATCGTAGAGTTCGGTCAGCGGGTTTTTGTCGATGATCAGGTTATACAATTCTTCCAATGATGGGGCAGTCCCCATTGCTGCGTACTCGTCATAGGTAAGCCTGACGAACGCCGAATTTTTGCCGATGCCTCTATTGTCCAGCAGGTAGCCATCATGCAGCAGCGTTGGTTTGCTGTATTTGTCGCCTACCATTAGGTCTGATGGAGCAGGGTAGGAAACGATCGACGATTTGTCATCGGAAAGAATGACCGGGACAAAGTGATTGTAATCTGCTTTTGTTTTATAAACAAGAACTGCCGGCTGAGCGGCAGTTTTGTGTTGAGCAGTGGTTGGTGCTTTGCAGGAAGCAAGAGCCACAACCGCTGCGGCTATTATCAATCTCATCTATTATCTGTTGATCGAAATTTTTTCTGTAATAGTTCCTTGTTCTGACTGTACACGCACAAAGTACATACCGTTGCTGATAGCGCCTACCGGGATGGTAACCAGCTGGTTCCCCTCATGTGATGCCTCGTAAACTGAACGACCTTGAAGGTCTATGATGCTGATAGCAACTTTACCTGAGGTTTTAGCCAGGTCAATATTGATCTTATCAGTAGCAGGGTTTGGATAAACACTGATCATACGTGCTGCATCGCTCAGCTCTTGAACACCGGTAGTTGTACGTGTTACATCAATTTCCAGCTGGTAATCGCCCATAGCAGCTGCTGTTTGAGACGCGACGCGGAAGAGAACAGTGCCGCCTCCGTTGTAGGTGCGAACCCCCGGAACTTCTGTACCGTAATAAGCCGTCCAGTTAGCACCAGCAGGCTCTTTAATGCCGAGTTTAGCATCTACAGAATAAGTATTTCCATTGGTGCTGGATCCGGCATCCTGCAGACGGGCAGTCATTGTGTAATTGTCACCAATTGGCAAAAAGATCGCGTAGTAGTCGTTATCGTTTGTGATGTGGAAGTTAGAACCAGTGGTAACGATTTTGGCGGTATTTCCGTTGAATGATACAGGCAGGCTGTAGTATGCAGTCTCGAAATTATTCATTTCGTACTGATCAGGTGTTGCAAAAGCGCTTGCAGGTGGTTTAATACCAATAATGGCATGTTGAGTATTATTAAAACCGCCAGACCCGCCACCTGCGCCCAGAGCTGGTGGGTTCATAGCATCCACCGAGAAGTAACCGTCAGAAGATCCGCCCCAGCCCC comes from Polluticoccus soli and encodes:
- a CDS encoding cytochrome-c peroxidase: MKKTPVLSLLLLAIVAGTAFAPGPDRPTKESLGKMLFFDPILSEDSSVSCASCHKPEFAFADTTQFSQGVHGRIGGRNTPSAMNMDSREAFFWDGRAVTLEQQALGPIENPLEMNLPANEAVKRLSRSPRYRSVFHKVFKQYPNKQNLAQALAAFERTLETSNTPNDRWLNDEPHSMSEQQIRGREVFRTKVKCLECHFSPDFTGDEFRSIGLFNGRNANDSGRYAVTKSPADLGKMKVPGLRNVAITAPYMHNGSFKTLREVIDYYDNPVLHMPDGLNRDSLLLHPLGLTEVEKQDLEAFLHALTDDQFVKK
- the fumC gene encoding class II fumarate hydratase gives rise to the protein MDHRIEKDTMGEVKVPKEAYYGAQTQRSIDNFRIAQDINKMPKEIIKAFAYLKKAAALTNAELGVLPNEKAELIGKVCDEILEGKLDNEFPLVVWQTGSGTQSNMNVNEVVAYRAHVVNGGQLTDKEKFVHPNDDVNKSQSSNDTFPTAMHIAAYKMLIDVTIPGIKKLRDTLDKKSKEYMNVVKIGRTHFMDATPLTLGQEISGYVSQLDHGLRAINNTLAHLSELALGGTAVGTGINTPPGYAEKVAKKIADLTGLPFITAENKFESLAAHDAIVEAHGALKTVAVSLMKIANDIRMLSSGPRSGIGELFIPDNEPGSSIMPGKVNPTQCEALTMIAAQVMGNDVAINIGGATGHFELNVFKPVMIYNFLHSARLIGDGCVSFNDKCAVGIEPIQKNIDQHLHNSLMLVTSLNTKIGYYKAAEIAQTAHKQGKTLKQTAIDLGYVTSEQFDEWVDPATMVGELPKN